The Candidatus Poribacteria bacterium DNA segment CTGGGTCTTTCGCCCTCTATCCCCTCACCGCCTTTGACGAGGGATCGTCTTTCGACGATCTGGCCATGACGGATAAGGGTGTACTCCAAGGAGGCCACAACCGGCGTTCCGGGTAGAAACCTATCCCGGATTATGGGGACAGCTGTCTGCTTGAGATATAGCAGGTGTGCATCGCCATTTCCATCCACCCACATATCCTGATTCCGGATATAACCGCCGGTGGCATCGACGTTGTCTATCTCGACCGGTTCCGAGAAGCCCTGTTTGGATATGTCGGGCGACCAGACATAGAACAACCTTCTGAAGACGTAATCCCACTCCCTTCCCGTTTTCTCCCTTTTATATTTACGCCACTCCTCATTGGGTTCAACTATATCCCCTATCGCTAGGACATGAGCGCTCCGAGCCTTCAAGGCGACCTGAGGATAACACGCCCGAATGGGAAAGCGTATACGTCCGGCATTGACCCAGTTTCCCGATGAGTCACGAAAAGCCCAGAATTGATCTCCTCCTTTGGCGTCGATATTGAGGAGCAACATCTCGCCGTTTTCCCCGTCTATCGCGGCGCCTCTATAGGAATGATCGGTAAATGTGGCCCCTTCAGTCCATATCGGACGGATAGGTTTCGGGAAGGATGAGGGATCGGACAGCGAGAACTCCAAAAGATGGGGATCGCAAGGGCCATAGCGCGTTCCTCTGGGCGCGAGAGACGGATTGACCGACAGAAACAGCTTGCCGTCGAATCCCATCAACGGGCATGGTTCCCTCTCACGGTAATCCCCCTCCTGCTGGATGATCTTCCATCCATCCTCCGCGCGTCGCCATAGCTGCCACCTTGTGTTACAGAGCGGCGGCACACCCTTCCCCGTCTCGATTATACTCACGAACACCTCGTCTCCCATCCTCACCATCAGAGGGGCGCCGTAACACCACAGCGGCCCCGCCCCGTTATTGGGAGGTTCATATCTGCATATCAGTTCCTCGATCTCAACGGAGATCGAGAACATCGCTGCCATCATCATCTCTATCATTTCTCCTCCGGTGGATAGAAGTTTCGTATCACCCTGTTGAGGTAAAGCTCACCTTCAGATAAGATTTCAGAATGCGACTCTCATATCAGGTTTTTAAAGGACTCGACGACCATTTTAAGCATCTCCCGTATCGGCAGGCCGGCGGGACATTTCTCCTCGCATTCGCCGCACTCCACGCACTCCTCCGGCGAAACGGAAAGGGATTTATAGAGATCGATACCCATATGCTTGAGGTTATCCGGATATCCCTTATACATATCGTAAGCTCGGAAGACCTCTGGAATGAGGATTCCCTGGGGGCAAGGCTGACAGTAACCGCATCTGAGACATACCTGGCCGTATCTGAACTCCATCCCGAGCTTCCCTATCTCGTATCTCAGCTCCTTGATCTCCTCCTCCGTCATTGGCCTGGTCATCTTGCCGACCTGAACGTTCTCCTCCACCTCCCTCGCCGAGCGCATGCCGGGGATGACAACAGAGACGTTGGGGTTGGAGGTTATGTACCAGAGCGAGCCGAAGACGATCGGATCACGTTCAGGCTTGGTCTTGCTCGATGCGTTGGGACTTGTCAATGTTCCGCCTGATAACGGCTTCATGATGATCACTCCCATACCATGTTCATGTGCCATCGGGATGATCTCCTTCTCGACCCCTTCCTGATCGAGAGGGCTGTATGCGAGCATTATCGTCTCGAACTCCCCCGAGAGGATGGCTTTTTTCATGACCGAGTGTGCGCGATGGATCGTTATCCCG contains these protein-coding regions:
- a CDS encoding aldo/keto reductase; this translates as MEYRKLGKTEMMVSVIGFGAIKLPQVSVDQAVEAINRAIELGVNFIDTARNYKDSERKVGAAVKGKRDKVYIATKTASRDYEGAMRDIETSLRELDVDKVDLLQLHTVSDEDVYAKVMAKGGALEAVRKAQEQGMADHIGITIHRAHSVMKKAILSGEFETIMLAYSPLDQEGVEKEIIPMAHEHGMGVIIMKPLSGGTLTSPNASSKTKPERDPIVFGSLWYITSNPNVSVVIPGMRSAREVEENVQVGKMTRPMTEEEIKELRYEIGKLGMEFRYGQVCLRCGYCQPCPQGILIPEVFRAYDMYKGYPDNLKHMGIDLYKSLSVSPEECVECGECEEKCPAGLPIREMLKMVVESFKNLI